In Hyalangium gracile, the genomic stretch CCGCTCTTCACGCCGCCGGCGTAGTCGTCCTTGCGGTGGTCGTAATAGAGCATCGCCTCGCCACGCAGCGGCCCCGCGCGCCCCAGGTACACGCCATAGCCGAAGGTGAACAGGAGCTGCTCGTGGAGCGCGTCATCCGCCGCCGGGCCGAAGAAGCTGTAGCCCTGGAAGGCCAGGCCCACGCTCGCCTCCGCGAACGAGCCCTCCAGCCGCGGGCTCAGCCGCGCCATGGCGTAGCGGCCGCGCAGGCCCAGCTCGGGGCCCCACAGCGCCATGCCCTCGGTGGGGAAGCGCTGATAGACAAGCCCCGCCTCGAAATCCACCGCCGTGCCGTCCGCGCCGCCTCGCGCCTGCTCGGGCTCGCCCAGCAGCCGGTACGCTCCGCCCAGCCGCACCCGCGTGTTGCCCTCGTCGGGAGACAGCCGCGCCGTGGCCTCCAGCCGCGCCGAGGACAGCCGCGCCGTGGCTCCCAGCGCCAGCAGGTGGCTGTAGTCGAAGTTCGGGTCCCCCACGTACTGGTAGCCGAAGTCCAGCTCCAGCGGCGGCAGGCTCGGCGCGGCCACCCCCGGCGTGAAGGCCGGCGACACCACCGAGTAGATGTTCGCCATGGCCGAGATCGAGAACAGGCTCGCCCCCGCCAGCGACAGCGCATACAGCGGGCCGATGACGCGCCGCGAGGCCCCCGTCAGGGCGATGGGCACGCCCCCCACCGCGAGCAGCCCCAGCCCCGTGCCCTCCAGGGCGAAGAGCCGTCCCGCCGTGCGCGTGTCCCCCGCCGCCAGCGGACCGAGCCCGTGGAAGAGCAGCCCCGGCACGATCGACGCCACCACCGGCAGCACATGGAAGTTCGGCCGCGGCTGCAGCGACACGGACGCGGGCGAGGCCAGCGGAGGCAGCCCCACCAGCGGCCCCTCGATGGCGCCAGCGGAAGGCGCCAGGGCCGGGGCCTGAAGCGGCGCATCGGAGGCCGCGACGGCCGCGCCCTCCTCCAGGGCCGCGGAGGGTGAGTCCCCTTCCGCGACCGCCATCCCGGGCCACAGCGCCAGGACGCAGGTGAACCCCACCCCACGCAACAGGGACATCAGCGGGTGTGACATTGCCTCGCCTCGAGTCCTCTCCAGGAGGACACCGGCCATGTCCTCCACTCCAGATGCGTCCGGCTCCACTCGCCCGGAGGGCCCCCAGGACGAGCCGCGCACCGCACGAACCCTTGAACACCCCTATGAGGAAGCAAACCGGGGTCATGGTCAACCCCAGCCCCCGAGGGGCCCCGGTTTCCATGACTCCCGCCTGGTTCCTTGCTCCCCAGGGAAGGTAACCGGGGTCCGCCCGCGGTTCTTTCTTATCGTCCGTCCAACTTCCGGTTTCCGCACGGGAATAGGGTATGCTGCGAAGTCCCTACCCCCTTCCTGCACCTTGGCGGAAAACGGCCCCCAGCCTCAGGTTTTTGGCAAGTACGTCCTGCTGTCCAAGCTCGCCGCGGGCGGCATGGCCGTCACCTACCGCGCGCGACTGACGGGCGCGGCGGGCGTGACGAAGCCGTGCGTCATCAAGCAGATCCTCCCCCACTTCGCCGACGACCCGGACTTCGTGGAGATGTTCGTCAGCGAGGCGCGGGTGGCCGCGGGCCTGAGCCACGGCAACATCGCCCAGGTCTTCGACTTCGGCGAGGTGAATGGCCAGTACTTCATCGCCCTGGAGCTCGTCCACGGACAGCCCCTGTCCAAGGTGCTGCGCCGCGCCGCCAAGGAGGGCATGGGCTTGTTCCCCATCCCCCTGGCGCTGCACATCGTCAGCAAGCTGTGCGACGGGCTGGACTACGCCCACCGCCACGTGGGCGAGGACGGACAGCCGCTGGGCCTGGTCCACCGGGACGTGTCCCCGGACAACGTCCTCATCTCCTATGAGGGCGAGGTCAAGGTCATCGACTTCGGCATCGCCAAGGCCACCAGCGTCGTGGAGCAGAAGACGTCTCCGGGCGTGGTGAAGGGCAAGTACCCCTACTTCTCCCCGGAGCAGGCCCAGGGCCGGCAGGACCTGGACTCGCGCACGGACGTGTACGCCGCGGGCGTGGTGCTCTACGAGGCGGTGTGCGGCAAGCGCCCCTATGAGGGCGAGTTCGTCGCCGTGCTGCCGCGCATCCTCGCCGGGGACTACACGCCTCCGTCCGAGGTGAACCCCGCCGTCAGCCCGGAGCTGGAGGACATCATCACCCGGGCCCTGGCGCTGCGGCGCGAGGACCGCTTCCAGACCGCCAAGGCGCTCAGCGAGGCGCTGGTGGAGCTGCTGTACCGGGACAACCCGCGCTTCACCCCGTCCCTGCTCTCGCAGCTCGTGGCGCACCTGTTCGCCGAGGAGCTGAGCGCCGAGGGCCGCAAGGTGGAGCTGCCGCCCACCTTCGCCGATCAGCTCTCCGCGTGGCAGAGCGCTGGCCCCGCCTCCTCGCCTGGCCGCACCCGGACGCCCTCGGGCGGCGGAGCGCGCAGCGCGGGCAGCAGCAGCCGGCCCTCCTCTCCGGGGCGCTCGACGGGCAGCCGCGGCGCGCTGTCCTCGGGGGGCGGCAAGGCCCCGAGTGAAGGGGGCGCGCGTCCGCAGAGCGCGGGCGGGCCCCGGGTCAACACCACCGGCATCCGCCGGGTGTCCTCGAGCGGCGCGGGAGGCCCCAGGCGCGTCACCAACCCGGGCATGCCCACGACGGGCTCGCGCCGGCAGCTCACCGGCGAGCGCCCCAACCTCCCGGAAGCCCCGCCGCGCTTCCTCAAGGAGGAGTCCACGCCTCCCCACGGCCTGCCCTCGCTGGCCATGCCGGTGGACGCTCCGATCGACGAGGGCAACGAGCCGACCGGGCCCGTGGCGGAGGAGGCCGGCCACACCGCGGTCGCCGAGCCCGCCACCCGGGTCTCCCCCCAGCGCCCCCCCAAGGAGAACAACGACCACCTGGCCGCCGTGAGGGCCGCCAAGGCCAAGGAAGAGGCCGAGCGCAACGAGCGCACCCAGAAGCTGGTGCGCAACATCAGCCTGGGCATCTTCGGGGTGGTCGTCGTCCTGATCCTCGTCCTGGTGCTGCGCCCCAAGCCCGAGGAGCCCCCTCCGCCCAGCACGACGATCTGGGTCACCTCCACGCCCTCGGGCGCCACGGTGAAGCTCAACGGGAAGGACGTGCGCGGCAAGACGCCGCTGTTCGTCGACGGCTTCACCATCGGCGAGGCCAACACGCTCGTCCTCACCCTGCCCGACCACCTGGCATGGACCAAGCGCTTCACCCCCTCGGGCAACAATGATCCGCCCATGCACGCGGACCTGAAGCGCGCCGTGGTGGAGGAGCCTCCGCCCACGCCGCCCGTCGCCACCCCGGTGGTGGACGCCGCGGACGGCGGCACGGATGGCGGAACCTCGGTCGCCGCGGCGCCCGCTCCGGAGGAAGAGAAGAAGGAGCTCGACTTCAACGAAGTCATGTACCCGGCGCGCCTGCTGGTGCTGCGCACGGCCTTCAACGCCGTGCCCATCCCCGAATACGAGACGGCCACCATCGAGCTGAGCCCGGGCGCCTCCTACACCGTGCGCACCCAGGGAGGCGCGGCGTACACGGAGCGCGGCCCCACCTCCAGCTCCCTCGCCTACTTCCTGGAGGGGGACATGCCGGTGGATGACTCCTTCGGCGTCATCACCAGCTCCCCGCGCACCATCAAGGGCGCGCGGCGCATGCACGTCTTCGCCATCGACGAGACGCCGCTGAGCGACAACCGCGGCACCGTCCGCGTCGAGTTCAGCGAGTCCAAGTACAGGCCCCCGCGCTTCCTCACCTTCGATGCGCAGAAGCACGCGCTCTGGCTCAAGCGCGAGCACCAGGTGTGGCTGCACGGGCTCAACCCGAAGTCCACCTACCTCTTCACCGTGCGAGACGCCTTCGCCGAGCTGCGCCGGGACGCCAAGGGCCGCGTCCACCGCGCCCTGTGCATCGACCACGACGCGAACCGCGCCACCTCGCGCCCCACCTACCGCCTCCTCGAGACGGGCAAGCGCTACCAGCTCTCCGGCCTGGAGACGCTGCGCTGCACCTTCCCCGACACCAGGCTGACGGACAACGAGGGCGCGCTCGAGGTGGATCTCGTGGACATCACGAACATGACGCGCAAGGAGCGCGAGGAGTACATCCGCAGCAGCCGCCGCTGAGCGCTCTCCCCGGGCAGCCAGCCAGCCGGGCCCTGGGCGCTCCAGCCGAGCCACGGCCATGCTCCTCACCCCGCGCGGGGCGCTCCCCTCGCCCGAGCCGCGTGTGACTACCTTGTAGGGTATCCCGATGGGGGAGTCCCGCCGACACCGGGGACACTCCTGCCACCTGGATGGGCCTCAAGAACGATGAAAGCCACGCTCTTCCTGGATATGATCAAGGTGCAAGCACGCGGGGATGATCCATCCCCTGGCTCCAGATGAAGGCCGGTACGTCCCCGAGGGGACGAGCGGTCACCCGGTTCCTTCCGTAAGGGCCCCGAGGGTCTCCCCCTCGGTCAGTTCGACAAGGACGGGAAAGGCACGTGGGCGCGGCGCCGAGGTGGGCACCGGGCCCACGGGTCTTTCTGGGCCCAAAAAAAACCGCACCCGAGCCCGGACTGGCGCCTCGAGTGCGGTCCGCATCCCGGTACGGAGGGGTTGGAAACCGGGACACGTCACAGCATTGCAAGTTCCCTCACGGTAACCTCCAGGTCTGACATTCGCTGGGCATTGGCGGGTGCGCTCACGTGGGGGCGGGCAGGTATTCTCCGGGCGGCGTCGTTGCCCACGGCCAGCGCACCGGCCGAGTCGCGCCCCCCTCTCAGGAGAAACCGAACATGATCGACGCACTGGCTCGCATCATCTCGGAGGTCATCGAGCCCCAGGCCTTCGCCGTCGATCAGAACGGCATGTTCCCCCGGGCGGCCGTGGAGGCGATGGGGCGTGAGGGCGTGCTCGGGATGATGAGCGCCAAGGGCGTGGGCGGCTCGGGGCAGGGGCTGCGGGCGGCCTCGTGGGTGGTGGAGCAGGTGAGCGCGAACTGCGGCTCCACCGGCATGGTGCTGTGCATGCACTTCTGCGCCACGGCCGTCATCGAGCAGCACGGGCCGTGGGCGCTGCGGCAGGAGATCGCCGCGGGGCGGCACCTGACGACGCTGGCGTTCTCCGAGATGGGCTCGCGCAGCCACCTCTGGGCGCCCCTGAGCACGGCGGTGCTCTCGGCCGGGAGCGACACGGTGCGCCTGGACGCGGACAAGAGCTGGGCCACCTCGGCGGGCCAGGTGGACAGCTACGTCTGGTCCAGCAAGCCGCTGGCCGCCAGCGGACTGAGCACGCTCTGGCTGGTGCCGGGCAAGGCCTCCGGGCTGACGTACCCCAAGCCCTTCGACGGCCTGGGCCTGCGCGGCAACGCCTCCAGCCGCATCGAGGCGCGCAACGTCGTCATCCCCCGCTCGGCGATGCTGGGGACGGATGGGGGCGGGCTCGACATCATGATGGGCATCGTCCTGCCCCACTTCCAGGTGCTCACCGCCAGCTGCTACCTGGGCATCATGGACGCGGCGACGAAGAAGGCCGCGGCGCACGTGGCGAGGACGCCCCTGGAGCACCTGGGCGAGAAGCTGGCGGACCTGCCCACCATCCGGGCGTACCTGGCGCGCATGCGCCTGAAGACGGACATGGTGCGCGGGCTGCTGCGAGACACGCTGGACGCGCTCGAGGAGGGGCGCGAGGACGCCCAGCTGCGCGTGCTGGAGGTGAAGGCGGCGGCGGGCGAGCTGGTCGCCGAGGTGACGGAGCTGGCCATGCGCATCTGCGGCGGCGCGGCCTTCCGCAAGGAGGTGGGGCTGGAGCGGCACTTCCGGGACGCTCGGGCGGCCACCGTCATGTCGCCGACCACGGACCTGCTCTACGACTTCATCGGCAAGGCGGCGGCGGGGCTGCCCCTGTTCGAGTAGGACGCGGGCGGCTCACGCCTTGCCCGGGGCGCTGCGCGCGACGCGCCCCCGCTCTCCGAGCCCGCGTCGGCCCCGGCCCAGGCCAGCCTCCGCCGGGGACGCGGGCAGGGCCCACGGAGCGGGCGGAGACATGGGCATGCCTCCACCGTTGGGCGACACCTCGATGGCGTCACGGGCCATCTCGCGGTAGCGCCCGGGCGGCACTCCGCGCAGGCGGTGGAAGGTGCGGTTGAAGGCGAACTCGGAGGCGTAGCCCACGCGCTCGGCGATGGCGGCCAGGGGCTGATCGCTGTCTCGCAGCATGCGCGCGGCGACGTCCATCCGCAGCCGCGTGAGGTAGACGAGCGGCGGCTCACCCACCAGCTCGCGGAAGCGCCGGGCGAAGGTGGCGCGAGAGCAGGCCACCTCGGCGGCGAGCGACTCCACCGTCCAGTCCCGCCGGGGCTCGCCGTGCATGAGCGCCAGCGCGCGGCCCACCTGCGGATCCCTCACCGCGCCCAGCCACCCGGCGCTGCCCTCGGGCTGCTGCTCCAGCCAGCCGCGGATGATGTGGATGAAGAGCACGTCCACCAGCCGGGCCGTGACGGTGATGGTGCCGGGGCCGGGCTGGGTGTACTCGGCCACGAGCAGGCGGAGCACCGACTCCAGCGGCCCGGACATGACGCCCGCGTCCGCGCGCAGGTGGATGACGGATGGCAACAGGCTCAGCAGCGGGTGGATGCCCTCGTGCTCGAAGCGGTAGGCGCCGCACAGCAGCACGGTGGAGGGCCCCTTGCCCTCCAGGTTCATGCTCATTCCATGCGAGCCCTGGGACACCTGGCAGCGGCCCACCAGCTTCAGGAAGGGCAGCGGCTGGACGTTGAGGGCGCTGGTGAGGCTGTGCCCCGCGCCGTGCGGCAGCAGGACGACATCCCCCTGCGCCAGGTGCACGGGCTCGCCCCGGCCCTGGGTGCGCAGCCAGCAGGAGCCTCGCGCGATGATGTGGAGGCCCGCGCGGGGCGCTGCCTCGAAGAGCATGCCCCAGGGCGCCGACAGCTCGGAGCGGCAGAACAGCGTGCCTCCGATGCGGGTGGCGGCGAGAACGTCAGCGAGCACATCCATCGCGGTGGGTTGCGAACGCTGCATGGTGATCCGGAGGCTATCACGCGTCCCCCGCGCGAAACGAACCGGCCCCGGCTCCGGGAGAGCGCTCCCAGCAGCCAGGGCCGACGTGGCTCCCCCCACCTCACGGGGAAGGAGCCTGTGGGGACGCATGCGCCCTTTGACGATGCGCCTGCTCGCCCTACTCGCCAGCGGCCGTCTTCAGCTCCGCGAGGGTGCTGGTGTTGCCGTGGCCACCGGTGACGGTGGTGACGTCCAGCTGGTGCGTCTGGGTGATGGACCGGTACAGCTCCTTGGGGCCGTTGCCGATGCCACCCTGGCCCGGGTTG encodes the following:
- a CDS encoding serine/threonine-protein kinase yields the protein MAENGPQPQVFGKYVLLSKLAAGGMAVTYRARLTGAAGVTKPCVIKQILPHFADDPDFVEMFVSEARVAAGLSHGNIAQVFDFGEVNGQYFIALELVHGQPLSKVLRRAAKEGMGLFPIPLALHIVSKLCDGLDYAHRHVGEDGQPLGLVHRDVSPDNVLISYEGEVKVIDFGIAKATSVVEQKTSPGVVKGKYPYFSPEQAQGRQDLDSRTDVYAAGVVLYEAVCGKRPYEGEFVAVLPRILAGDYTPPSEVNPAVSPELEDIITRALALRREDRFQTAKALSEALVELLYRDNPRFTPSLLSQLVAHLFAEELSAEGRKVELPPTFADQLSAWQSAGPASSPGRTRTPSGGGARSAGSSSRPSSPGRSTGSRGALSSGGGKAPSEGGARPQSAGGPRVNTTGIRRVSSSGAGGPRRVTNPGMPTTGSRRQLTGERPNLPEAPPRFLKEESTPPHGLPSLAMPVDAPIDEGNEPTGPVAEEAGHTAVAEPATRVSPQRPPKENNDHLAAVRAAKAKEEAERNERTQKLVRNISLGIFGVVVVLILVLVLRPKPEEPPPPSTTIWVTSTPSGATVKLNGKDVRGKTPLFVDGFTIGEANTLVLTLPDHLAWTKRFTPSGNNDPPMHADLKRAVVEEPPPTPPVATPVVDAADGGTDGGTSVAAAPAPEEEKKELDFNEVMYPARLLVLRTAFNAVPIPEYETATIELSPGASYTVRTQGGAAYTERGPTSSSLAYFLEGDMPVDDSFGVITSSPRTIKGARRMHVFAIDETPLSDNRGTVRVEFSESKYRPPRFLTFDAQKHALWLKREHQVWLHGLNPKSTYLFTVRDAFAELRRDAKGRVHRALCIDHDANRATSRPTYRLLETGKRYQLSGLETLRCTFPDTRLTDNEGALEVDLVDITNMTRKEREEYIRSSRR
- a CDS encoding acyl-CoA dehydrogenase family protein, with protein sequence MIDALARIISEVIEPQAFAVDQNGMFPRAAVEAMGREGVLGMMSAKGVGGSGQGLRAASWVVEQVSANCGSTGMVLCMHFCATAVIEQHGPWALRQEIAAGRHLTTLAFSEMGSRSHLWAPLSTAVLSAGSDTVRLDADKSWATSAGQVDSYVWSSKPLAASGLSTLWLVPGKASGLTYPKPFDGLGLRGNASSRIEARNVVIPRSAMLGTDGGGLDIMMGIVLPHFQVLTASCYLGIMDAATKKAAAHVARTPLEHLGEKLADLPTIRAYLARMRLKTDMVRGLLRDTLDALEEGREDAQLRVLEVKAAAGELVAEVTELAMRICGGAAFRKEVGLERHFRDARAATVMSPTTDLLYDFIGKAAAGLPLFE
- a CDS encoding AraC family transcriptional regulator — its product is MQRSQPTAMDVLADVLAATRIGGTLFCRSELSAPWGMLFEAAPRAGLHIIARGSCWLRTQGRGEPVHLAQGDVVLLPHGAGHSLTSALNVQPLPFLKLVGRCQVSQGSHGMSMNLEGKGPSTVLLCGAYRFEHEGIHPLLSLLPSVIHLRADAGVMSGPLESVLRLLVAEYTQPGPGTITVTARLVDVLFIHIIRGWLEQQPEGSAGWLGAVRDPQVGRALALMHGEPRRDWTVESLAAEVACSRATFARRFRELVGEPPLVYLTRLRMDVAARMLRDSDQPLAAIAERVGYASEFAFNRTFHRLRGVPPGRYREMARDAIEVSPNGGGMPMSPPAPWALPASPAEAGLGRGRRGLGERGRVARSAPGKA